The following DNA comes from Castanea sativa cultivar Marrone di Chiusa Pesio chromosome 10, ASM4071231v1.
acgtatttttcaaaaaagagagaagagagagatgtTTGTCGTGATGGAAGAACCATATTTACAACTTCAATTTTTGCAAGAGGAGGCAAGATTGTTAGGAGGGCACTACTTTGGCACTTAgggtgttttatgttttatcctTTGAATAATGTTTTACGGAAGAGAGAGATATTTTACATTCTATTGTTGTTTTATCCTTTGAATAATGTGGTTGTTAGGGTGTTTTAACTTGTTGGGTTGTTAGGGTGTTTGAATTACGAAGATAGAGTATTACATGGAGGGTAATTTTTTATATGGTGCTTTTGTAGTGAATCTTATGGAAATTTCTGAATTTGATTAGAGGTCCTTAGTTTATCTAATATGTTTGATTGTTTAATGCATGAATCAGTCACATTTGTACTGTTGAAAGTCCATATAACATTGATGGATAAAGAAGTCATGGTGATGCATGGGAGTGAGTGACAGAGATGAAGCAAAAGGACAAATGAGTGACAGCCCAATTTGTGTGACTTGGAAGCCTTAAATGGAAAAAGGAATCCCAAAATTAGAATCTACACACGTTAAAAGAAAGTTGTAAAATGCCCTATCCATAGAGAAAAGTAGTTTGTGAAAGATATTTTGGGACAATAGCTAACAATGACTAGTCTAAGCTAGTGACTGGGCCGAGGGATGCTTGATGGTGGGCTACTTAAACCCTATTGAAAATTATAGAAATTTAGCTCTAAtactatattaaaataatgaaagaaaataataaatttgtagagaaaagGAAAGAGTGAAAGTAATGCAGCTTACAAAATGTAGCTACTTAGAATCAGTAAATTAGATATAGCTCTATGTCCTCTATTGCATCCATTTCAGTAATGATAATTTCCAAATCAATAGATTTTAGACTCTAATTTGTTAAGATTGAGACAAAGTGCAGGGCTTTCATTTGATTACTGCTATATATCTAGAAtgtattttgatattttattgattCCCTTAACCTTATCCCCCTATCATAGTCGCTTGGCTTGCTTCTCTTGCCACCTTTTGTGGGCTTTTATTCTATTGATAGATACTTATGTTGATTTATCGagttacataattttaaatgtttactcattttctttattgtaatttatctaatttattgctataatattttaggTGATATTCCTATGGATTACAATGATCATATTGATAATAGTGATGAAGATCATTCTTATGATGTGGAAAACGATGAATATGATGATGAGGAATTATATGATCTTGCTGTTGCTGGATGTCATGTTGCAGTgacatattatataaaatatattgataaacAACCTTGTAGAGATTCTGAACAAACTGGCTATATGTGGTTGATGGATTGTTTGACGGGTAATGAAACGAAATGTTACGAAATGTTTAGAATGAAGCCACATGTTTTCCTTCAATTGTGTAATGTTTTACAACATACATATGGACTTCAGCACACAAGGCATATTAGGCTTGAAGAGTCAGTAGGTATATGTTTAATGATACTTGGACAAGGAGCTTGTTATAGGATGATTCAAGAAAGATTCCAACATTCTGGTGAAACTATACACAGACATTTTCATAGAGTTCTGAAATGCCTTAACATAATGTCAATGGATATCTTCAAGCCTTCTGACCCTACATTCAGTGTAGTTCCAAGACATATACAGAAGAATCCATTGTACATGCCACACTTTCAGGTATTCATTTCATACATTCTAATTTGTTCCTAATATTTGTTAGGATTATTTCCTAAgtaactaaaatatatattctattttagGACTGCATTGGTGCCATTGATGGTACTCATATCCAAGTTGTTGTTGGAGACGACAAGAAAGCTCCATATTATAATAGAAAGGGTGTGACATCTTTTAATGTGATGGTAACATGCGATTTTGATTTACTTTTCACATTTGTTATGGCTGGATGGGAGGGTGCAGCACATGATACACGTATTTTCTTAGATGCTATCCGTCGACAATCTATCAACTTTCCAAAACCACCACCaggtatataaaatttgaatatattaaatatgtatgaaggatattatttatgtacatcttacatttttttttcattttactaggaaaatattatttagttgaTGCTGGATACCCCTTAAGGAAAGGATATTTGCCACCTTATAAGGGACAGAGGTATCATCTTTCAGATTTTCGACGAGCTGGGCGAGGAAATCACATAGAAGAGAGGTTTAATTATGTCCACTCATCTCTTAGAAGTGCAATTGAGCGAACTTTTGGAGTGTGGAagaataaatggaaaattttgaagcaaATGCCACCTTATGACATTAAACACCAAAGAAACATTATAGTTGCTACTTGtgttttgcataattttattagaaaacatGATAGGGAAGATGAAGGATTCAATTGGGATGAACATGACTTGGACAGACCAAGAAGCAATAGTAGTGGAGAAGGTAGTAGTAGGCAGGCAAATGTTGAAAATATACAAGATGTTGAGATGAAATTTGTTCGTGACAAAATAGCTCGATCCATTTGTGGGttgtaaacaatatttttattatttatgttttggtgttttggttttaatttttcgGATAagaactttttattattataatggattGTCTAGTATTGATATTGTTGgcaattaacattttaataaaattattttcctaatcattttaatatctttttcttgatgagttatttttaatattttaaatttgataaactTCTCTCCatgaatttcaacaacaaaaacatcattattgttgttattattgatgtaattgttaagcttaattacatattttcaataataaaaaaacactgaTCACAGGAAAAATGACAATATAACATTCAAAAAATAGTTAAgtcattttttggaatttactCTCAAAACAGCTATTTTTAAAACAGCTTATCCAAACGCTTAATATggctttaaaaatagaaaacgcatatttttacatttttaccaaacacttatttgtggtttttaaaatggagtttttaaacgcacgttttaaaaacgctaGTTTTTAAAACACACCTTTTGAAACAGCTtatccaaacaggcccttagtCATGTAAGTTCTAATATTTTGAGTTTCTTCAGTCATCTAAACTAACGTGTAAAAGCCCAAATCAATATAACTATTTCAGAGATGGGTAATGGAGAATTTTTACCTGAAAATCGTGATGCAGAACAACGACGGCAATCGGAGAGAGCAACTGAGCAATAACAGAGAAGAAATCAGTGAATATCTAAAATTGATGAGTAGAGAACCAAGACTAATGAGATATGAGAATGCTTACCTGGAAATCGTGATGCAGACGCAGAAAAACGACGGTAATCGGAGAGAGCAATTGAGCAATAACAGAGAAGAAATAAGTGAGCAACTGAGCAACTAAGCCTATCCCTTCtccatatatatacatatatggaGAAGGGGTAGGCTGGGATTTCGGTAAAAAATTCCTGAACCACGCAAAACAATTAGCGGCAACCAAATCGTCCCAACGCGCAATGCTGAAAAAGCAGTAGAAATTTTCGTTTTCGGAATCGCGAAAATCTGCGGAATTGAAAACGCAATCCCGCAGATATCGCCTAGCCAAACGCAATCCCTGAATCACGATTTGCGAAACTGCCGTTCTGTGCAATGTAAACGCCTAAACAAACAGGCCCTTTATCATCTTGATAGAGAAAATATCTAATATGAAAAAATAGCCACTAAAATCCTTTTGAAAAAAGAGCCACTAGAGTTcttttcaaatatgaaaaaagagCCACAAAATCCTTTTGAAAAAAGAGCCACTAGAGTCCTTTTCAAATCGGATAACAGATATTTCCTCTATCAAGTGCAAAATATATACCCGAAGAAGTCACAGATCTTCTGCATTAAACATTTCAATTTTTGAGATTTCCTATTCTTAATTCTTGCATTTTCTGTTTTACATTCACGAAGCCTGACATGTTGAATGCAGTTTCCGCCATGTGGTCGTGGTGGATTGCTAGCAACGACAAAGATGGACTTTCTAGAGTAAATCTCACTGCTTTAGTCTCTATATTCGCAGTGTTGATCTGGTTCTTATGGGCAGCCAAGAAACCAAGAAAGCCTCCATTGCCACCAGGTCCACGTGGCTTGCCACTACTTGGGTACCTTCCCTTTCTAGGTACAAACCTTCATAGGAAATTTGAGGAACTGGCAGGGGTCTATGGACCTATCTACAAGGTTTGGCTTGGACATAAATTATGTGTGGTGGTAAGTTCACCATCACTGGTGAAAGAAGTGGTTCGTGACCAAGACACAATATTCGCCAACCGTGACCCTCCCGTAGCCGCACTAGTTGCCACATATGGGGGATCAGATATTGCATTTTCATCATATGGGCCTGAGTGGAAGAAGTTGCGCAAGATATTTGTGCGAGAAATGCTAAGTAATGCAAATCTTGATAGTTCTTACACCCTACGAAGAGAAGAAGTTAAGAAGTCTATTAGAAATGTGTATGACAAAATAGGCACTCCCATAGATCTCGGGGTATTGGCATTTGTGACTGGAGTAAACGCGGTCATGAACATGGTGTGGGGTGACTCGCTACAAGGAGAGGAAGGGACTAAAATTGGAGCTGAGTTTAAAAGATTAGTGGGGGAACAGATGGTGCTCATGGCAAAACCAAATGTCTCGGACTTTTTCCCAGTGCTTGCAATGTTTGATTTACAAGGGATtgagagaaaaggaaagaggatTGTGCAATATATTGAGCGCATTCTTGATTCAGTCATTGAAAAAAGGATGAATTCTAACATAGGCAAAAAGGAGGGTACTGGAAAGATGGAACAAAGGAAGGACTTCTTGCAACTTCTCTTGGAGTTAAGGGAACAAGATGGTGCTGCAACATCAATTAGCATGAGGCAACTGAAGGGCATGCTTTCAGTATGCCCAACCTTCTACTTTGTGGCTTGTGCTCCATTAATTTAGTGTGCGACCTGGATGGATCCACTAATTGAACTAATACATTGTTAGACTAGGCTCACCCCATTTTGAGTCCTGTCATTGGACTGCTGAATACAGATCAATTGTTTATGATAATTTGATTGTTACAACAATGTAAGCAGGGGGATTGAACACTGTACATCTTGGTGGGAAACACTAAAAAGTGCCTgttgagctacaaagctcttggCAATTCAgcatgtctttttttctttttcttttttcttttttctagttAGAAGTAGAGGAAAGGGTGGCGGGTGGTTTGGTGGGGCAATAGCATATATTAATGGAGCTTCTAGTATAAATTTTCTTAAACATCAAAACATATTGGGTTCATATTTTGCTTGCCACTTCCAATTGAGTactttatttatctttttaacAGGACATATTGGTGGGCGGAGCTGATACCACATCAACCATGGTGGAATGGGCGATGGCAGAGCTGATGCAGCATCCAGAGGCAATGAGGAAAGTCAATGAAGAGCTAACAGAATTTGTGGGTTTGGATAGCTTAGTTGAAGAATCCCATTTGCCCAAATTACACTATTTAGATGCCGTCATTAAAGAGACGTTCCGCTTGCACCCCGCGCTTCCCTTCCTAGTGCCTCGTTGTCCAAGCCAATCTAGCACTGTTGGTGGGTACTACATACCCAAAGGTTGTATGGTTTGGTTAAATGTTTGGGTGATACATAGGGACCCAAAGCTTTGGGAGAATCCATTGGAATTTCAACCAGAGAGGTTCCTAAATGAGCCTAGCAATTTGGATTATTCTGGcaacaattttaattatattccaTTTGGATCTGGGAGAAGAATATGT
Coding sequences within:
- the LOC142612847 gene encoding uncharacterized protein LOC142612847, with translation MDYNDHIDNSDEDHSYDVENDEYDDEELYDLAVAGCHVAVTYYIKYIDKQPCRDSEQTGYMWLMDCLTGNETKCYEMFRMKPHVFLQLCNVLQHTYGLQHTRHIRLEESVGICLMILGQGACYRMIQERFQHSGETIHRHFHRVLKCLNIMSMDIFKPSDPTFSVVPRHIQKNPLYMPHFQDCIGAIDGTHIQVVVGDDKKAPYYNRKGVTSFNVMVTCDFDLLFTFVMAGWEGAAHDTRIFLDAIRRQSINFPKPPPGKYYLVDAGYPLRKGYLPPYKGQRYHLSDFRRAGRGNHIEERFNYVHSSLRSAIERTFGVWKNKWKILKQMPPYDIKHQRNIIVATCVLHNFIRKHDREDEGFNWDEHDLDRPRSNSSGEGSSRQANVENIQDVEMKFVRDKIARSICGL
- the LOC142613042 gene encoding 3,9-dihydroxypterocarpan 6A-monooxygenase-like; the encoded protein is MLNAVSAMWSWWIASNDKDGLSRVNLTALVSIFAVLIWFLWAAKKPRKPPLPPGPRGLPLLGYLPFLGTNLHRKFEELAGVYGPIYKVWLGHKLCVVVSSPSLVKEVVRDQDTIFANRDPPVAALVATYGGSDIAFSSYGPEWKKLRKIFVREMLSNANLDSSYTLRREEVKKSIRNVYDKIGTPIDLGVLAFVTGVNAVMNMVWGDSLQGEEGTKIGAEFKRLVGEQMVLMAKPNVSDFFPVLAMFDLQGIERKGKRIVQYIERILDSVIEKRMNSNIGKKEGTGKMEQRKDFLQLLLELREQDGAATSISMRQLKGMLSDILVGGADTTSTMVEWAMAELMQHPEAMRKVNEELTEFVGLDSLVEESHLPKLHYLDAVIKETFRLHPALPFLVPRCPSQSSTVGGYYIPKGCMVWLNVWVIHRDPKLWENPLEFQPERFLNEPSNLDYSGNNFNYIPFGSGRRICAGLPLAEKTLMYILGSLLHSFEWKLPHGTELEFSDNFGIVTKKLNPIVAVPTPRLSNFELYTK